GACATTGGCGCAAGCAGAGCAAAAAGAAGAAACGCTGAAACGCGAATATGAAACCAAGTATCGAAAAGCCGCCAATCTTGAAGCCTATAAGCAACAGATGGAAGAGATGCGTAAGGCGTTTCAACATCTTCTGCAACAATTGCCTAAGAGCACTGAAATTCCAGGCTTGATTGATGATATTGCGTACTCGGAGGCAGCCTCTGGCCTAGAGGTCAGTAAAGGGAAGCTTGAAGAAGAAAAGCGTGCGGAGTTCTATATTGAAAAACCGTTTCGGTTGCAGGTACGAGGCACCTATCACAATATCGGCAAATTTGTCAGCCGTGTGGCGAGTTTGCCTCGAATTGTGACGCTACACGATTTCACCATCGAGTTGGATGACCAGTTCAAGAAAAAAGTGTTGCCGATGGGAACCGACCCGAAATTGAAAATGGATGTTCAGGCGAAAACCTATCGATACGAGCAGGGCGAGGAGGAATAATGATGAGAAAATTATTCCCACTGATGGCATTGACCCTGCTTGTTGGGTGTTCGACTAATACGGACGATCTTGAGGCGTGGCTTAAAGAGGTTCATTCTCGGCCAGTACCACCGATAAAGCCTTTGCCTGAATTCAAACCTTATGAACCGTTTGAGTATCAAGCGGAGAACCTTCGGAGCCCGTTCATGAAAGTGGTGCCGGAGGCGGCGGCAGAGTTGGCAAACTTGGATGCCTGCTCCATTAACGACCCGAAGCCGGATCCCAATCGTCCTAAAGAAGAACTGGAAAAAATTTCCTTGCAAACCCTGACCATGGTTGGATCGATCGAAAAAGGTGGACAACGTTGGGCATTGATTCGTGACGAGAACACAGGACTAGTGTACCAAGTGACGAATGGCAACCACATGGGGTTGGATAACGGTAAGGTCATTGAAGTGAATGAAACCTATATCAAGTTGTTAGAGATTGTCCCCAATGGTCGCGGCTGTTGGGAATCAAGAACAGTGACGTTGGAGCTGGGGCAATGAGAGCAAAGCGGGAGCAAATCATGAACGTTTTTGGAGTCACGAGAGTGCGACGTATTCAACTGGCATTGGCGTTGGTATTCGGATGGTTAAGTGTGTCCGTCGGTGCTGCGGTGCTGAAAAATGTCAGTTACCAGGTGCTACCTGGCGATCGTGTTGAGTTGCGACTAACCATGGATGAGGCAGTGCCAACGCCGAAGAGCTTCAAAATCGATAACCCTGCCCGCATTGCGTTTGATTTTCCCGGCGTGAGCTCCGCCTTAGAAAAGCGGCGGCAAGAGATTGGTGTTGGGGCAGCACGTTCCGTCTCGGCGGTGACGGCCGGTCAGCGCACACGCGTTGTGGTGAATTTGGTCAATATGGTGCCTTACCAGACAAAAGTGGATGGCAATGAATTTATCATCACGCTCGGCTCCGTATCCTCTGTCGCGAGCACAACATTTCATGATGCGCCCAAGCAGGCCAAGGCTGGCCAAGTGACCATTAAGAATGTTGATTTCCGCAGAGGCCCGAAAGGTGAAGGTCGCGTCATTTTAACGTTGTCGAACCCGAATGCTGCCATCGACCTGCGGCAGGAGGGGCGTAACGTGGTGGCCGACATTTTCAATGCCGACATTCCGGAAGATTTGATAAGGAAACTCGATGTCGTTGATTTTGCGACGCCAGCCAAAATGGTCGAAACACAGCGGCGTGGCAACAATGTAAGAGTCGTCATTCGCGGTGACGAAAGTTTTGAGTATCTGGCGTATCAAGCGAATGACAGCTTTGCGATCGAACTCAAGCCCTTGTCTCGCGCTGAATTGGAGAAGCGTCGCAAAGAGAAATTCCAATACACAGGTGAAAAACTTTCCTTGAATTTCCAGGGGATTGAGGTCCGAGCGGTATTGCAGGTGATCGCGAATCAGGCGGGCTTCAACCTGGTGGCCAGTGACACGGTTCAGGGCACTGTTACGGTCCGCTTGGAAAATGTTCCGTGGGATCAGGCGCTTGATATTATTCTGAAATCAAAAGGATTGGCCAAAAGGCAAAATGGCAATGTATTGATGGTGGCGCCGGCAGACGAGATTGCGCGACGCGAAAAACTAGAGTTGCAAGCTGAGGCCCAGGTACAGCAACTGGCGCCGTTACGCTCTGAGTTCATCCAGATTAACTATGCAAAAGCTGCTGATATTGCCGCGCTATTGAAAAATGAAAATAATTCCCTGCTATCAGAGCGCGGCAGCGTCAGTGTTGACGAGCGAACCAACACTTTGTTGGTGAAGGATACCGCTGAACGTCTTGACGAGGTTCGCCGCCTGGTACAAACACTTGATATTCCGGTACGTCAAGTGATGATCGAGTCACGTATCGTGACGGCGAGCGACGGTTTCTCTCGGGAACTCGGCGTTCGTTGGGGCTTGTCGGACAAAAACTCGCAGTCTGGTTTTGCGGGCACAGTCGAAGGTGCGGAAACCATTGCTAACGGCACAATTCCACCATTGAATCAGCGGCTCAATGTCAATTTGCCGGTATCGAATGCGGCCGGCAATCTGGGGTTGCATGTGGCGAGATTGACTGATGGCACATTGCTTGATTTGGAACTTTCGGCGCTCGAAAGCGAAAATTTGGGTGAAGTGATTGCGACGCCACGTGTGATCACTGCCAACCAGAAAGAAGCCGTGATCAAGTCAGGTGAGGAAATTCCGTATCT
This DNA window, taken from Gammaproteobacteria bacterium, encodes the following:
- a CDS encoding pilus assembly protein PilO, which codes for MAFDLNQLNELDFDNVGAWPPAVKWAAHLIVFALVVGLGYFFDTSAQQETLAQAEQKEETLKREYETKYRKAANLEAYKQQMEEMRKAFQHLLQQLPKSTEIPGLIDDIAYSEAASGLEVSKGKLEEEKRAEFYIEKPFRLQVRGTYHNIGKFVSRVASLPRIVTLHDFTIELDDQFKKKVLPMGTDPKLKMDVQAKTYRYEQGEEE
- a CDS encoding pilus assembly protein PilP, giving the protein MMRKLFPLMALTLLVGCSTNTDDLEAWLKEVHSRPVPPIKPLPEFKPYEPFEYQAENLRSPFMKVVPEAAAELANLDACSINDPKPDPNRPKEELEKISLQTLTMVGSIEKGGQRWALIRDENTGLVYQVTNGNHMGLDNGKVIEVNETYIKLLEIVPNGRGCWESRTVTLELGQ
- a CDS encoding type IV pilus secretin PilQ, which encodes MNVFGVTRVRRIQLALALVFGWLSVSVGAAVLKNVSYQVLPGDRVELRLTMDEAVPTPKSFKIDNPARIAFDFPGVSSALEKRRQEIGVGAARSVSAVTAGQRTRVVVNLVNMVPYQTKVDGNEFIITLGSVSSVASTTFHDAPKQAKAGQVTIKNVDFRRGPKGEGRVILTLSNPNAAIDLRQEGRNVVADIFNADIPEDLIRKLDVVDFATPAKMVETQRRGNNVRVVIRGDESFEYLAYQANDSFAIELKPLSRAELEKRRKEKFQYTGEKLSLNFQGIEVRAVLQVIANQAGFNLVASDTVQGTVTVRLENVPWDQALDIILKSKGLAKRQNGNVLMVAPADEIARREKLELQAEAQVQQLAPLRSEFIQINYAKAADIAALLKNENNSLLSERGSVSVDERTNTLLVKDTAERLDEVRRLVQTLDIPVRQVMIESRIVTASDGFSRELGVRWGLSDKNSQSGFAGTVEGAETIANGTIPPLNQRLNVNLPVSNAAGNLGLHVARLTDGTLLDLELSALESENLGEVIATPRVITANQKEAVIKSGEEIPYLQAASSGATNIAFKDAVLSLTVTPQITPDNRVILDLKVTQNTRGVETAIGPAINTQELTTQVLVNNGETIVLGGIYQQRTKTDETKVPVLGDIPGIGWLFKNKKREAAKEELLIFVTPKIIRQND